TATGTGTAAATCAGTCACGAGTTATACTGTTTAAAGCATTTGAGTTACATTGTTTCAAAGCATTCCtaataaggaaattaatttttaagaatttttttagcCTTATATCAAATTTTGTAACgtagaaaaaaaaccctgcaaatcATCTGTTAAAATACCTTAAGGTCaactataaaaatacttttaaaaattgtttgtggAAATTTGATCACAGGTACCTATTACATGATACCAagaatttttatcaatttttaaaatatgaggacATGGCATTATAATTGTGTAAGGaactgttcatattttttaaaggtgcaTACTGAAGTATGCAGGGATAAATGGCAAGTTGACTAGAATTTGATTTAAAGtaattcagcaaaataaaaatttaaaaaaaaatcttttaagaagtTGCTCTATTTTAGTGGAAACAATAATGGGCCTCAAGTCAAAAGTCAAAATTTAAACTCTGCCTTGTAGTGACAATGTGATTCTGGACGAATCACTGCAGCTTTCTAATTCTTGTGTCCCCATCTGAAAAGTAGCCAGGATTACTGACTTTTAGATTAAAAGAATTAAGTAATACATCCTATGAAAGCAATTTATAAACTATGTTAATCGTATGCAAAATTTTGGCATTTTAGAGCCACCTGTGTAGAAATGGTGACATCACTGGCGTATACTCAACATGGACGACAGTACCTTTCTCAAGAAGGAGTAATTGATCAGATTTCTAATATAATTGTTGGGGCAGATTCAGACCCTTTCTCTAGCTTCTATTTGCCAGGTAAGAAATACTGATTTCTGTGAAAATAATGGTGCATGTTTTGTATCTGAGTTATCTCTGACAAGAGAAGCCAGAGATTATTTTCTGTAGAGCAGAtccctgtatatttttttttaattctttttaatgtttatttatttttgacagagagagagagagagcacatgcacgcgcatgagcaggggaggggcagagagagaaggagacacagaatccgaagcaggctccaggctctgagctgtcagcacagagtgtagtgcggggcttgaacccacaagctatgagatcatgacttgaactgaagttggatgcctaactgactgagcgacccaggcgcccctagagcagGTCCCTTTAGATGATACCCATAGCCCCTTGATGAGGTGGAATATATTGCCCTGGGAGCCATGTATTGTTGAATCTGATTTTCTGGAAATACCATTGCTGTTTTGAGTATTAGGATAGTTTCCTTTGAACCTCAGTCAAAAGCAACATAAATTAAAATGCTATTAATgggacgactgggtggctcagttggttaagtggctgacttcgctcaggtcatgatctcacagtccgtgggttagagccccacatcatgctctgtgctgatggctcagagcctggagcctgcttcagattctgtgtctccctctctctctctctctctctctgcccctcccctgcttgcactctgtttctctctcaaaaataaataaacatttaaaaaaattttttttaatactaatgaCACAGTATATTTCACAAATTCATCAAATCTCTGTTGGAATCTTTATCTAATATAGGATCTACTCCAGCCATTCTGTTGTAGGACATGGTTAATTAGTTTTCCTTGAGCACTTGCAGAAATTGGAAATTTATTCCTTCCTTAAGTAGCCTAGCTTACTTCATTGATGAGCATCTCTGTTTAAAAATTTCCTGGGGTGGGACACATGGTTGGCTCAGtagtctgactggctcaggtcatgatctcatgattcatgggttcgagccctgtgtcgggctctgtgctgacagcatggagcctggagcctgcttcagattctgtgtctccctctctctgcccctcctgtgctcacgctctgcctctctctctcaaaaataaacattaaaaaaaaattttttttttttaatttgtccctAATACTCCGAACTTGCCTTCCTCTAATTTATATCCAGTGGTCCTTGTTCTTTGCTCTTCCTCTTGTGTATGGCAGTGCTTCAGTATTTGAACCCAGCTCCATTGACACCCTGGGGTTTCTGTTCTCAGGACCACATATCACAGGTCCTTCGGTATCTCCTAATGGTCTGATTTCTAGGTAATAGAGTACAGTGCATAACCATTCTCCCCTTCCTGGCCTGTAGTTTATACTGTCCGTATGAAAACATAGGGCCCACATTTTATGTGGCCTTCCTTCTCTATTAATGTATATTCTTgtagggcacatgggtggctcagtcggttaaatgtcctactcttgatcttggcttaggtcatgatctcatggttagtgagactgagccctgtgttgggctctgagcagacaacacagagcctgtttgggattctctctttcctcgttctcttccctcccccactccagtgctcgtgcactctctcaaaaataattaacattttttaaaaaacgtataTTTTTGGACATTTCTTCAGGATTTGTGAAGTTTTTTGGAAACCTGGCTATCATGGATAGTCCTCAACAGATCTGTGAGCGTTATCCTGTCTTTGTGGAAAAAGTCTTTGAAATGACAGAAAGTCAGGACCCCACCATGATTGGCGTAGCAGTGGACACAATCGGAATCCTGGGATCCAATGTTGAAGGAAAACAAGTTTTACAAAAAACAGGTTGGTATGacttatttgggttttctttagGGATATCTTCGTTTTTGGCAACAATTCAATATATAAGCTCACTTTCTGGTGCAATAACTACATTGTAGAAACTATTCTTACAGATGGCAGTCTTTTTATTGTGACCTTGAACGCATCCCTAGAAAGTCTTACAATtattactgaatttttatttgtttattttttaccagGCTAGACCAAGTACTGTGTCCCTTCTACACCTTCTTTGATAGTGTTCAAGGTCCAGAGACCATGGGCTATACTCCAAAAGACCTGGATTCATGTTCCAGTTCCAACACtgacttagcttttttttttttttttttaatataatttattgacaaattggtttcttGAACTTCATGCCCTCACTTCATTACTTCAGgtcttattttcctcattcataaaaagGATAAACAATCTCGGGATtgtgaatatttaatgaaaacacacgtttgttttatatttgtatgtaatgtccaggaagaaaaagaaacaaaaatttgttaCCAATTTTATGTTAAGAATGATACTTTTAAGGCAtatctgtaattatttatttatttaatctttatagaatctttatttttatttatttttttttttacgtataatttattgtcaagttagataacatacagcatatacagtgtgctcttggctttgggagtagattcccatcaTTCATCGCTTACAAACATCTGTGAGTAATTTAAAGGACTGTGAATTCTATATGAAAACTAATATGGGCACAGTTAAAACCCTTACAGAGTATATGTTGAAAATTAATGTGCTACTGTCTGTCACAATTGGTATCCTTACTAATATacttttctaagtgcttttgTGTATGATATGTAATCCTTGTACAGTCCTGCAAAGAACATATTAtgcattctcattttacagataaggtagctgaaactcagagaagttaacatttttttagatgATATAGACTGTGGATTTGCTACTCAAATCCAGGTCCTTTAATTCCAAATTCTCTACACTTTGTCTTTTGTATACACTGCATTGCATCTGAATGTATGTTTTTGGCGTGTTACTTGGTCTCTGACtatgtggggtttttgttgttgttttttttttttttattgtttttttttttctctttaatttattttgagagagagcatgggaggggcagagagggagaatcccaagcaggctccacactgtcagcacagagcctgatgcagttcttgagctcacaaaccgtgagatcatgacctgagccaaagtcagatgcttgcctgactgagccacccaggcatcccatctgactacatgtttaattttgtgtTGGTTTAGGTTGGTGGAGGTCATAGTATATGaaagcatactttaaaaaaatctcattgttggggtgcctgggtggctcagtcggttgggcagccggctacagctcaggtcatgatctcatggtctgtgggttcgagccccacatcgggctttgtcctgagtgctcagagcctggagcctacttcagattctgtgtctccctctctctctctgccccttccctgcttgctctctctctctctttctctctctctctctctctcaaaaatgataaacaataaaaaaatttcttttaaagttttaaaatctcattGTTCACTTCACACTCATTAGGGTGGCTATAATgacagaaaaaggacaaaaataaataaaaagtgttgacaaggatgtagagaaattccCATATTTGGTGGctatgtaaaatggtacagctgctgtggaaaacattatggtgtttcctcaaaaaattatacatagaatcaccatatgacccagcaaacATGCTTCTAGATATACATGCAAAAGGATTGAAAGAAGGGAGTCAAAAGATATTTGTGCACCTGTATTCATaacttatttacaatagccaaaaaaagtagaaacaattcaaatgttcattgatggatgaatagatagacaaaatgtgatatatacatacaatgaaatatccagccttaaaagggaaattaaattcttggggtgcctgggtggctcatttggttaagcgtctgacttcagctcaggtcatgatcttgcagttcatgagttcgagcctggcatcaggctctgtgctgacagctcagagcctggagcctccttcagagtctgtgtctccctcgccctctctgcccttccccccaccctctctctcacaaataaataaacatgaaaaaaaataatataaaaaaaaggaaatgaaattctcATCCATGCTGTAACATGCCgagaccttgaagacattatggcAAGTGCAATAAGCCAgactcaaaaagacaaatattacatgacTCTATTTATATGAGGTTCTTGCAGTAACATATACAGAGACAAAGTAAAATACTGGTTATCAGGGGATGGACGTAGACGACATGGAGAGTTACTgcttaatgagtacagagtttccgTTTGAGATGAAGAAAACGTTCTGGAGAcagatagtgatgatggttgcacaacaatatgaatatacttaatgtcACAGagctatatacttaaaaatggttaaaatgataaattttatattatgtgtattttaccaccataaaaaatgttttattatctttcaaaGGAACTCGCTTTGAACGCTTGCTCATGAAAATAGGATATCAAGCAAAGAATGCCTCAACAGAGCTCAAAATTAGGTGTTTGGATGCAATTTCGTCTATTTTTTATATACCAGTAAGTACATTGGGAAATTAATGAAGGATAGTGGGATATGTTTGGGACAATAAATCTATGTAAGTCAACATAATCCTGGTTAACTTAATATAGATGGTATTCAACTTTTAGTAAAAGAAGATAATCCTCACTATGTTACTAGTGACATTTTTTTAGTTAAAGTGGAATCATCCAGTATTAGAACTGgagagagggggcgcctgggtggctcagtcagttaagtgtccaactttggttcaggtcatgattcacggttgatgggtttgagccccgcattgggccctgtgctgatagctcagagcctggagcctgcttcggattctgtgtctccctctctctctctctctgcccctcccctgctcatggtctgtctctctttctctctctcaaaactaaataaacgttaaaaaaaaattttttttttttaaagaactggagAGAGGACCCTAGAGATTGCCTAATCAACcctatcagaaaaacaaaacaaaactgaggaaGTCTGGAGCTGGATTTGGGAAAGAGTGCTCCGGACTTAGCAGAGATCACATAGCAAACTAATGACAAAGTGCCATCAGAATCCAGGTTTCCTGACTTCCAGAGGCCTGagagttttcatttctgtcatgTAGCCTGAGCAGCAGACTGATGACCTCCTGAGGATGACAGAATCctggttttcttctttatctcGGGACCCGCTGGAGCTCTTCCGTGGCATCAGTAATCAGCCCTTCCCTGAACTGCACTGTGCTGCCTTAAAAGTGTTCACggtaggcatccttgtctttttcaccAGTCCTTCTGGGAAGAGGGTAGTTCAACACATGAGTACTTATGATGAGCTAGTGCCTCTGCCATACCTTGGGGATACACAAATGTGTAGTTTCTGCCCTCTATTAGTGTAGACGAATGAGGGAGACGTGTAAACAGATTGTTTCAGCTCAAGGTCTTAGGTGTTGTGGCAAAGGTTTGAACAGGATTCCACAGGATCATAGAATCAATTCCAGATTCCTTATCTGCCATCAAACAAGCCTTCTGTTGACCCAGCCCTAGTCTTCTTCCTGAGCCTTATTTCCCACCATTCCCCCTCTGGCACCCAATGTTCTAGTGATACCAAACTGCTTACTTTATCTCTCTGGACCTTTACGTGCCCTCTACATTCAGCGCTGTTTCCCAACTTTGCTTGTTAACCTCTTACTCATTCTTGAAGGACTAGCTCAGGTATCTCTTCAGCAAGCTTTGCCCAAACCCACAAGGTTGAGTTAAGCAGTGTCAGCTCTTGTAAAAGTtgcttattcattattttaaaatttggaaaagattgcaaagtagaaatttttaaaatcacttaaaatcagACCTATTTTGTATATCTCCTTTTAATATTAGTGTTagtgtcagtttttatttatttacctttttttggtaaaatatttcaGACATCGGTAATACTTTCCTATCTCTGtcattcccccttccttcctcgcTGACTGTAATCACTGTCATGAATTCAGGGTTTACAAGCCTATACATGATTTTATACTTTTACTACATATGTGTGTATCTTTAAACAAATTACAGTATTTTGCACATTAAATTTTGTAAACAGTATCATGCTGTTTATATCATTCTGCACTTTGCTGTTTTCTTCAACATTTCTGTTTGTAGGGGTTGTCTGTGTTAAAAGTGGCAATTAGAAAGACATTATTTCATTGTATAGCCACAGTTAATCATTCTCCTGTCAATGAAGATTTCAGAGATTCTCTGTAACAAATGGTCCTATAATGAACATTCTGAAAATGTCATCCTGTGCACAAGCGTGAGAGTTTTTTCAGGATAGTTTTTTCTTCtctggtgtttgtttttatttttccactgttGTGATTATGCCATGAGTATAATTTGGATCTACTTTTTTCATATCATAGATTTAcctattctttataaaaattattcttaatgtttatttaattttctcttgctATATACTAAAATATACTCACCGATCCCCCACTATTAagcatttatattataattttcacaCTATGATAACCATCTTTATGTACAAAGCTTTTTAATATGTAGATTTAGATttaatatttagatttctttatttaattaaatatttaactaaaatttagattaatatttaatatttagattattttcttaagatttctAGGAGAGAATTTTCTTAGgcaaaaagtaacatttttaaggTTCATGTGGCCAAAATTTTTGTAAGGATTGTGCTATCCAAGTAACACATTTCACTTCTTAAGGCTCAGAGGAGTTGTGTTCTTTCTACCTTCTATTTCAGGCCATCGCAAATCAACCCTGGGCTCAGAAACTTATGTTTAATAGTCCAGGGTTTGTGGAATATGTGATGGACCGGTCTGTGGAGCATGACAAAGCTTCAAAGGATGCCAAATATGAACTGGTTAAAGCACTTGCCAATTCCAAGACAGTTGCAGAAATCTTTGGGAACCCAAATTATTTGAGGCTCAGAACTTACCTGAGTGAAGGTCCATACTATGTGAAGCCTATTTCCACAACAGCCGTGGAAGGAGCTGAATGACTTCTTCAAGAAGGTAGACCATTTTTTGACCAAAACTTCTCCTAAGGCATTTGACTTCAC
This DNA window, taken from Acinonyx jubatus isolate Ajub_Pintada_27869175 chromosome D4, VMU_Ajub_asm_v1.0, whole genome shotgun sequence, encodes the following:
- the PSMD5 gene encoding 26S proteasome non-ATPase regulatory subunit 5, with translation MAAQALALLREVSRLEAPLEELRALQSVLQTVPLSELREQAAELRLAPLFSLLNENHREQTTLCVSILERLLQAVEPVHVARNLRVDLQRGLTHSNDSVKILTLSQVGRIVENSEAVTEILNNAELLKQIVYCIGGDNLSVAKAAIKSLSRISLTQAGLEALFESNLLDDLKSVMKTNDVVRYRVYELIVEISSVSPESLNYCTTSGLVTQLLRELTGEDVLVRATCVEMVTSLAYTQHGRQYLSQEGVIDQISNIIVGADSDPFSSFYLPGFVKFFGNLAIMDSPQQICERYPVFVEKVFEMTESQDPTMIGVAVDTIGILGSNVEGKQVLQKTGTRFERLLMKIGYQAKNASTELKIRCLDAISSIFYIPPEQQTDDLLRMTESWFSSLSRDPLELFRGISNQPFPELHCAALKVFTAIANQPWAQKLMFNSPGFVEYVMDRSVEHDKASKDAKYELVKALANSKTVAEIFGNPNYLRLRTYLSEGPYYVKPISTTAVEGAE